Within the Paenibacillus sp. AN1007 genome, the region CACGAACCCGGATTCATAATTAAACATGTTGTAAGCGATTACACTTAATAGAACAAAAGAAATAAAGTATGGCAGGAACATGACGGACTGGGTAATTTTTTTGAACAGTTTGCCCCTGATTTCACTAAGCATGATGGCACAAAAGATCGCCAGGCCATTCCCCAGTATAATAAAAGCCAGATTGTAACCTACCGTGTTCGTCGTAAGTTTCAGCAGCATTCCCGATTGCCAGAGGAACTTGAAGTTCTCCAGTCCAACAAACGGACTGCCGAATAACCCGCCTGCAAAATCATAACTGGTAAATGCGTAGTAAATACCGACCATCGGAAAATACGAGTTAATGAGAAAAAAGATCAGCGTGGGCAGCAGCATCAGAAACATGATTTTGTTTTTGTTCAATTCTTTGAGCATGGCTCGATCCCTCCCAATATGCAGCAGTGGTACGTGTGAAGCTCTGAATTTATTGTAGGCTGCCCTCTTCAAGCTGGATACTGAAGCTTCCTGCCAATTGATGAACGATGCTGCGAATGGAGCTGTGAACAATATGCACCAATGATGAAATGAACACACGTACGTTCACAAAAGTTGATATCGTGCACAGCATCATGGAGGTGAACAATCCAGCGATCGTTGAACTTTATCTAGGGAAAAGGAACCAAAACACTCGTCCAGCGTTGATGTAAACGCATACATAATATATAATTCAAGTTACCTTGCTCTTCTGTTCTACCGCATGTGAAATCAGATCTATGTTATGAAAAATACATAAGTTCACTCATATCAGAAGGTTCGAGGGGGAAAAAAGGATGCGCAAACGTTCAGAGGACAGCCAGAAAGTATTCGCGCGGATTCTGATTGGCATTATTATCAGCACAGCAGCAACCCTGCTTGTAGCATCAGCCATCTTGTACGTTAACTATAATCGGATTGCACTTCGCCAAGTCTACCGTACAGATATGAACAGTCTCACTCAGACAAGTCGTGAGGTAGCCAAAATGACCGAAAGTGCCAAGTCGCTCTCCTATCAGATTTATCAGGACTACACCATTTCATCCCTGATGCTCTATTCGAAACCAAGCATCTATCAGATTACCTCCGCCATGGAGCAGCTCGACAATTACCGCATGTCTCTTCCATTCATTGAATCCATCTATGTATACAACTCCAAAAGCGATGAGTTTTTTATCAGTTCCGACGGGGTACGCAATGGCCAGCAGTCTGTAACCGAGATCGATGATCAGGGGATCAAGCACATCCTCGAACGTTTTCATGACTATAAACCCTTCGTGCCCATCCCGCGCACGTATAAGGTCGGCTCAACGGAAGCCAGTGAGGTGAACAGCTACACATACCTGTGTTATGACACCATTAATGATAATGCCAAGCTGAATTATGCCGTTATCGTTAACATTAAAGATGACTGGCTTAGTCCCAACATGAATGCCGCGGATCAACCAGGCACGACCTTTATCGTGAATGAAAAAGGAGACTTGTTGTCCGATTTCGGAGATCGGCCGCTGCTTCATAATCTCTCTGGCGAAACATTCATGCGTCCGATTATGCAGGATACGGAGCATTCTGCTTATTTTACCGAACAAGTGGACGGAGAAAATTCACTGATTACCTATACCGTACCAGACAGCCTGGGATGGCGTTACGTGCGAATTACGCCTTACGATGTTATCACTTCAGATATTCGCAGTATGCGAACTCACACGCTGCTTTTCTGCCTTGGGCTGCTGGCTGCAGGTCTCATTCTCTCTTATCTTGTATCCCGTAAGCTGTACCATCCGATTAATAATGTGCTTGTACGCATGCGTGTAATGGAAGCGGAACGCCGAGGCAGTCTGCACCTGTTGAGACAGGACTATTTACGGGGTGCGCTTCAGGGACGGGAAACGGTAACCTGCAGTATGCTGGAAGACCGGATGAAATTTTACGGTTCCTCTGTCGATGTGCATCGCTCATCCCGACTGGTGCTGCTGCGCATTGACCACTATACGGAGTTTTGCGAGACTTACCGTGATGATACCAAACTGGTGAAATATGCGATGATGAACATCTGCACCGAAACGGCCGACCTTCATTACCATGTAGAGGCTGTGGATATGGGAGGTGACCTGATCACACTTCTGTTTAACGAGAAATCGGGGGCGCATTCTTCTTCACTCTCAGAGAACGGGGAGTCGCATGAAATGGAAGAATTGCTGCGTATGATGCAGGCCGCAGTCATGACTCATTTGAAATGCTCCATCTCCTGTACGCTTGGTCCAGAAGAACAGTCGCTTGTGCAGTGTAT harbors:
- a CDS encoding AraC family transcriptional regulator, whose translation is MRKRSEDSQKVFARILIGIIISTAATLLVASAILYVNYNRIALRQVYRTDMNSLTQTSREVAKMTESAKSLSYQIYQDYTISSLMLYSKPSIYQITSAMEQLDNYRMSLPFIESIYVYNSKSDEFFISSDGVRNGQQSVTEIDDQGIKHILERFHDYKPFVPIPRTYKVGSTEASEVNSYTYLCYDTINDNAKLNYAVIVNIKDDWLSPNMNAADQPGTTFIVNEKGDLLSDFGDRPLLHNLSGETFMRPIMQDTEHSAYFTEQVDGENSLITYTVPDSLGWRYVRITPYDVITSDIRSMRTHTLLFCLGLLAAGLILSYLVSRKLYHPINNVLVRMRVMEAERRGSLHLLRQDYLRGALQGRETVTCSMLEDRMKFYGSSVDVHRSSRLVLLRIDHYTEFCETYRDDTKLVKYAMMNICTETADLHYHVEAVDMGGDLITLLFNEKSGAHSSSLSENGESHEMEELLRMMQAAVMTHLKCSISCTLGPEEQSLVQCIEGYARSAEASLHRLFMGPGCLIYTSEIMAYQTKEYTFPAGKERQLVDCLMTGKTGEAKMIYADIVNETAEFPFNVFQLALSHLTMTLNHVRNTLKKNNQFRLDSVSGSLMLPVKNAEDISEVHEHFYHMFDELGSKVEEKRTLKHEELIRKINDIIERNYADPNLCLTSIAEELAMSPIYVSRLYKQLTLKGLTDVINETRIAKAQHLLVKTESSVADIAEKTGFTNSSYFYRMFKKFNGVTPNDYRRKELHSDHL